ATTGGGATGGCAGAAATGCACAAGGTGAACCCGTCGCGAGCGGTGTCTATTTCTATACGTTCAAAGCCGATGATTTCACTGCCACGCGCAAAATGCTGATAAGGAAATAGTATCAAATGACCATAGGATAGCTGGAGTGCTGATGTTTATTAGCTTCCCAGCCATCGTTTCTGAGCGGATTAAGTTAAGTTCGCTGGCATCATCCTTGAGAAATGATGCGCTTAGCGATAAACATGTCGAAAGTATAGCAAAACCGATAGCGGATGTCAAGGGTATCATTGGGCTTCTCCTTGGTGTGTTGCTTTATCGTTCGCAGATGAATTGGCAAGGTTTGCATCCATGGTTTGAAGTTGGTGTTGCGGGATGAGGTCGAGATATTGAGAGATAACACGTTTAGAAAGTCGTGTAATCTGTGAGATTTTATCAATATCAGCGGTAGCGGTGCGAACGACTTTGACGGACTCATGATCTCGGATGTATCGGTCAACAGCCTCCTTAGAGTGCTTGGTCTTTGCGGCAATAGTAGGTGTAAGATGTCCTTGAAGATAGAGCGTAATAATCTCTTTCTTATGGGTAATGGCACCTGATAAGTCATGGATATTGCCACGAGTGGGCAAGAGTTGTCCGCTATTGCTTTGCCATTCCGTGACATAATCATTGACGACCGCATCACAGACATTCAGCAAGACGGCTAAGTCAAGATGGGTCAATAAGGCCCCTTGGTCATAAGCCTGATGACACCAGCGAA
The nucleotide sequence above comes from Candidatus Poribacteria bacterium. Encoded proteins:
- a CDS encoding DUF1670 domain-containing protein codes for the protein MSKPQTRTAINEKKFRRINDKSLRQLLIHRFLNDYGYDKGEVTATAIVDDILKTVEDYFVITLPLEKLTTGDQLPDERLLSYGQLVWMAVPIDEYPEKGKSIIKTRMKPIILTYLATEDIESFRNGFTSRQLRINRVVRWCHQAYDQGALLTHLDLAVLLNVCDAVVNDYVTEWQSNSGQLLPTRGNIHDLSGAITHKKEIITLYLQGHLTPTIAAKTKHSKEAVDRYIRDHESVKVVRTATADIDKISQITRLSKRVISQYLDLIPQHQLQTMDANLANSSANDKATHQGEAQ